In one Deltaproteobacteria bacterium HGW-Deltaproteobacteria-4 genomic region, the following are encoded:
- a CDS encoding NUDIX hydrolase, whose amino-acid sequence MSEFFEIVDADDQVIGMALRSECHGNPQLIHRVAHVLIFDRQGRLLLQKRSMNKDVQPGKWDTSVGGHLDPGESYAAAAKREMFEELGIAGLSLTFLYAYPMRNDFESENVATFIACHDGPFPFSVDEIDEVRFWTAQEIDAALSSGILTPNLEDEWARWQGHPSL is encoded by the coding sequence ATGAGTGAGTTTTTTGAGATTGTCGATGCTGATGATCAGGTTATCGGGATGGCGTTACGCTCCGAGTGCCACGGCAATCCACAATTGATTCATCGTGTCGCACATGTCCTGATCTTTGATCGTCAGGGCAGGCTTCTGCTGCAAAAGCGCTCTATGAACAAAGATGTGCAACCAGGGAAATGGGATACCAGCGTCGGAGGTCATCTTGACCCGGGTGAGAGCTATGCCGCTGCAGCCAAAAGAGAGATGTTTGAAGAACTCGGGATCGCCGGTCTCTCCCTGACTTTTCTTTATGCTTATCCGATGCGCAACGACTTCGAGTCAGAGAATGTTGCCACTTTTATCGCTTGTCACGACGGCCCGTTCCCTTTCTCTGTGGATGAAATTGACGAAGTGAGATTCTGGACAGCGCAAGAGATTGACGCCGCGTTGTCCAGCGGTATACTCACCCCGAACTTAGAGGATGAATGGGCGCGCTGGCAGGGGCATCCGTCTCTCTGA
- a CDS encoding transcriptional regulator (indirectly regulates nitrogen metabolism; at high nitrogen levels P-II prevents the phosphorylation of NR-I, the transcriptional activator of the glutamine synthetase gene (glnA); at low nitrogen levels P-II is uridylylated to form PII-UMP and interacts with an adenylyltransferase (GlnE) that activates GlnA), which translates to MRKVEAIIKPFKLDEVKEALNEIGIQGITVCEVKGFGRQKGHTELYRGAEYVVDFIPKIKMEIIVSDEMVAKVVDTIAEAARTGRIGDGKIFVTPVDEVVRIRTGERGNDAL; encoded by the coding sequence ATGCGTAAAGTTGAGGCAATTATCAAACCGTTCAAACTCGACGAAGTCAAAGAGGCTTTGAACGAGATCGGTATTCAAGGGATCACGGTTTGTGAAGTCAAGGGTTTCGGTCGCCAGAAAGGGCATACCGAACTCTATCGCGGCGCTGAATATGTCGTCGACTTTATCCCCAAGATCAAGATGGAGATCATTGTCAGCGATGAGATGGTGGCTAAGGTTGTTGACACCATTGCCGAAGCCGCTCGCACCGGACGCATCGGCGATGGCAAAATCTTTGTCACCCCGGTCGATGAAGTTGTCCGGATCCGGACCGGCGAACGCGGTAACGACGCTCTCTAG
- the glnA gene encoding type I glutamate--ammonia ligase — MTGKEVVEFAKKHDCKMVDYKFLDFIGIWQHFSQPISMFSEETFEEGIGFDGSSIRGWQPIHNSDMLLLPDPTTAKIDPFPKTSTLSLICNIIDPFTREGYTRDPRFVAQKAEAYLKSSGIADTCYFGPEPEFFIFDDVRYSSSANQSFYSVDSIEGAWNSGREEFPNLGYKPGFKGGYFPVAPTDSLVDLRNEMVEVLQSVGMQIEAAHHEVATGGQCEIDMRFDSLMKMADTLQWFKYIVRNVAFRNGKTVTFMPKPLFGDNGSGMHCHMSLWKDGKNLFVGDGYGGLSKMAIYYIGGIIKHAKALCAFTNPSTNSYKRLVPGYEAPVNLAYSNRNRSASLRIPATSNPKAKRVEYRTPDPSCNGYLAFAAMMMAGLDGIENKIDPGQPLDKDIYGLSPEELKDIPSVAGSLLEALECLQADHSFLLKGDVFTEDLIEKWIEYKMEAEVDPIRMRPVPLEFQLYYDC; from the coding sequence ATGACTGGTAAAGAAGTCGTCGAGTTCGCAAAGAAGCATGACTGCAAAATGGTCGATTACAAGTTTCTCGATTTTATCGGGATCTGGCAGCATTTCAGCCAGCCGATCAGCATGTTCAGTGAAGAGACTTTTGAAGAAGGAATCGGTTTTGATGGTTCCTCGATCCGTGGCTGGCAGCCGATCCACAACAGCGACATGCTCCTCCTCCCGGATCCGACCACAGCCAAGATCGATCCCTTTCCCAAGACCTCGACCCTGAGCCTGATCTGCAACATCATCGATCCCTTCACCCGTGAAGGCTATACCCGCGATCCCCGCTTTGTAGCGCAAAAGGCCGAAGCTTATCTAAAGTCGAGCGGCATTGCTGATACCTGCTACTTCGGACCGGAGCCGGAATTCTTCATCTTTGACGACGTCCGTTACTCTTCGAGCGCCAATCAGTCCTTCTATTCCGTCGATTCGATCGAAGGCGCCTGGAACAGCGGTCGCGAAGAGTTCCCTAATCTCGGCTATAAGCCGGGCTTCAAGGGCGGCTACTTCCCGGTCGCTCCGACCGACTCCCTCGTCGATCTTCGTAACGAGATGGTCGAAGTCCTCCAGAGCGTCGGCATGCAGATCGAAGCGGCGCACCACGAAGTTGCCACCGGCGGCCAGTGCGAAATCGACATGCGTTTCGACAGCCTGATGAAGATGGCCGACACCCTGCAGTGGTTCAAGTACATTGTCCGTAACGTTGCCTTCCGCAACGGCAAGACCGTCACCTTTATGCCGAAACCCCTCTTCGGCGACAACGGCTCGGGGATGCACTGCCACATGTCCCTGTGGAAAGACGGCAAGAACCTCTTTGTCGGCGACGGCTACGGCGGCCTCTCCAAGATGGCCATCTACTACATCGGCGGCATTATCAAGCACGCCAAGGCCCTTTGCGCCTTCACCAACCCCAGCACCAACTCCTACAAGCGGCTCGTCCCCGGCTATGAAGCCCCGGTCAACCTTGCTTACTCGAACCGTAACCGTTCGGCGTCCCTGCGTATCCCCGCCACCAGCAACCCGAAAGCTAAACGCGTCGAATACCGCACCCCAGACCCTTCCTGCAACGGCTACCTCGCCTTTGCCGCAATGATGATGGCCGGCCTTGACGGCATCGAGAACAAGATCGATCCGGGTCAGCCCCTTGACAAGGACATCTACGGTCTTTCGCCGGAAGAGCTCAAGGACATTCCGTCGGTTGCCGGTTCCCTCCTTGAAGCCTTGGAGTGCCTCCAAGCTGATCACTCCTTCCTCCTCAAAGGAGATGTCTTCACCGAAGACCTCATCGAGAAGTGGATCGAGTACAAGATGGAAGCTGAAGTCGATCCGATCCGTATGCGTCCGGTTCCCCTCGAATTCCAGCTTTACTACGACTGCTGA
- a CDS encoding hydrolase Nlp/P60 codes for MTRTSSCLLLLLFLVTLPACRQKPPPLITGVADLSRYEQRVSAYAYSEESLLSSADQLDFDALFNQKFFAPWRLKKASLSAEKAFWGIKHYEGKEGFAENLLPLRPEEWQRLIALQQIDSYPTLARPAITVRNTSLRLLPTERPFFLNPQRAGEGFPFDYFQTSALAVGNPIFATHSSTDGGWIFVESNFAFGWVPLDAIAWVKEPLQRRYENDQYVAILHDDTSLRSAKGDFLTQADLGAIFPVATNKSPDFSLYVPVRDADGNAELRIAVARREDVALKPLALTPAAIARLSDPLMGQSYGWGGLFGNRDCSSNMRDLFIPFGIWLGRNSANQGQKGGEFIDLRNKSAAEKEQEIVAKAIPFATLIWLKGHIGLYLGTALGSTEPLFLHNIWGIRTVDKEEKEGREIVGRLVITSLRPGEERPDVRKDDFYSRVQGMAILTGQREK; via the coding sequence TTGACCAGAACTTCGAGTTGCCTCCTTCTCCTTCTTTTCCTGGTTACCCTGCCGGCCTGCCGGCAAAAGCCGCCCCCGCTCATCACGGGGGTCGCAGATCTCAGCCGTTATGAACAACGGGTCAGTGCCTATGCTTATAGCGAGGAATCCTTGCTCAGCAGTGCTGATCAACTCGATTTCGACGCGCTCTTCAATCAAAAGTTCTTCGCCCCCTGGCGTCTCAAAAAGGCCTCCCTGAGCGCAGAGAAAGCTTTTTGGGGGATTAAACACTACGAAGGCAAAGAGGGATTCGCCGAGAACCTCCTCCCCCTGCGGCCCGAAGAGTGGCAGCGTCTTATCGCTCTGCAACAGATTGACTCTTATCCCACCCTTGCCCGCCCGGCAATCACCGTTCGCAACACTTCGCTGCGCCTGCTCCCGACCGAGCGCCCCTTCTTTCTCAATCCCCAGCGCGCCGGCGAAGGCTTCCCTTTCGACTATTTTCAAACCTCGGCTCTCGCTGTTGGCAACCCGATCTTTGCCACCCATAGCAGCACTGACGGCGGATGGATCTTTGTTGAGAGCAATTTTGCTTTTGGCTGGGTACCGCTAGATGCCATTGCCTGGGTTAAAGAGCCGTTACAGCGCCGCTACGAAAACGATCAATATGTTGCCATCCTCCATGACGACACCAGCTTGCGCAGCGCCAAAGGGGATTTCCTCACCCAGGCTGATCTCGGTGCCATCTTCCCCGTCGCCACAAATAAAAGTCCCGATTTTTCCCTGTATGTGCCGGTGCGCGATGCCGACGGCAACGCTGAATTGCGCATCGCCGTTGCTCGCCGCGAGGATGTCGCATTGAAACCGTTAGCGTTAACGCCGGCGGCCATCGCCCGACTCAGCGATCCGCTCATGGGGCAGAGTTACGGCTGGGGAGGACTCTTCGGCAATCGCGACTGCTCTTCCAACATGCGCGACCTCTTTATCCCTTTCGGCATCTGGCTCGGCCGTAATTCCGCTAATCAAGGGCAAAAGGGCGGTGAATTTATCGATCTGCGCAACAAGAGTGCCGCGGAAAAAGAGCAGGAGATTGTCGCTAAAGCGATCCCTTTTGCCACCCTGATCTGGCTGAAAGGCCACATCGGCCTGTATCTCGGCACAGCGCTGGGGAGTACCGAGCCGTTGTTTCTTCATAATATCTGGGGAATCCGGACCGTAGACAAAGAAGAGAAAGAAGGGCGAGAGATCGTCGGCCGCCTGGTCATCACTTCATTGCGACCGGGCGAAGAGCGGCCCGATGTCCGCAAGGATGATTTTTACAGTCGTGTGCAGGGAATGGCGATTTTGACCGGACAACGAGAGAAGTAA
- a CDS encoding threonine synthase — MQYLSTRGQITGLSFKEAVMMGLADDGGLLLPEHIPLLPPDELDSLTELAYPDLAFNILQRFIDDIPASRLRELIQRSYASFTVPEVTPVVKKGNLYILELFHGPTLAFKDVALQFLGNLFELILAERKERMNIVGATSGDTGSAAIYGVRGKENINIFIMHPEGRVSPIQEKQMTTVLDANVFNLAIRGSFDDGQRIVKEIFGDLTYKNEYALGAVNSINWARVLAQVVYYFYAWGQVRKNSNCHDVYFSVPTGNFGDIFAGYIAKEMGLPIRRLILATNANNILSRFVRDGDYSIGEVVQTWSPSMDIQISSNFERYLYYLHNGDTAAVSAAMTTFKESGRLSFTAEQRARIAEDFLTCSVTNDETLATIRDFYQATGYCLDPHTAIGVKAAQSCAEAPIPVICLATAHPAKFGEAVRQAIGTDPERPPCLVGIEEQPSRCETVDADTEVIKAFVKAHAR; from the coding sequence ATGCAGTACCTCAGTACCCGTGGCCAGATCACAGGTCTTTCCTTCAAAGAAGCGGTGATGATGGGACTCGCCGACGATGGCGGTCTCCTCCTGCCCGAACATATTCCCCTGCTCCCGCCGGATGAGCTCGACAGCCTCACTGAACTTGCCTACCCCGATCTCGCCTTTAACATCCTCCAGCGCTTCATTGACGACATTCCCGCGTCCCGACTGCGCGAGTTGATTCAGCGTTCTTACGCCTCCTTCACCGTTCCGGAAGTGACTCCGGTCGTCAAGAAGGGAAATCTCTACATCCTCGAACTCTTTCACGGCCCGACCCTCGCCTTCAAGGATGTGGCTTTGCAGTTCCTCGGCAACCTCTTCGAACTGATCCTGGCAGAACGCAAAGAGCGGATGAATATCGTCGGCGCCACCTCGGGAGACACCGGAAGTGCGGCGATTTACGGCGTGCGCGGCAAAGAGAATATCAACATCTTCATCATGCATCCTGAAGGGCGGGTTTCGCCGATTCAGGAAAAGCAGATGACGACGGTCCTCGATGCCAATGTCTTTAATCTGGCGATCCGCGGCTCCTTCGACGATGGTCAGCGCATCGTCAAGGAGATCTTTGGCGACCTCACTTACAAGAACGAATACGCCCTCGGCGCCGTCAATTCTATCAACTGGGCGCGGGTTCTGGCACAAGTGGTCTATTACTTCTATGCCTGGGGACAAGTGCGAAAAAACAGCAACTGCCACGATGTCTACTTTTCTGTGCCGACCGGCAATTTCGGCGACATCTTTGCAGGCTATATCGCCAAGGAGATGGGGCTGCCGATTCGCCGACTCATTCTCGCCACCAACGCCAACAACATCCTGTCCCGATTTGTCCGCGACGGCGATTATTCGATCGGCGAAGTAGTTCAGACCTGGAGTCCGTCGATGGATATCCAGATCTCCAGCAATTTCGAGCGCTACCTGTATTATCTCCATAACGGCGATACTGCAGCAGTCAGTGCAGCCATGACGACCTTTAAAGAGAGCGGTCGCTTGAGCTTTACTGCCGAACAGCGGGCGCGGATTGCCGAGGATTTTCTGACCTGTTCTGTTACCAACGATGAAACCCTTGCCACCATTCGCGATTTTTATCAGGCAACCGGTTACTGTCTCGATCCCCATACCGCCATCGGCGTCAAAGCGGCGCAAAGCTGTGCCGAAGCACCGATTCCGGTCATCTGTCTGGCCACAGCTCATCCCGCCAAGTTCGGTGAAGCCGTCCGTCAGGCGATCGGCACCGACCCGGAGCGTCCGCCCTGCCTGGTCGGCATCGAAGAGCAGCCCAGCCGTTGTGAAACGGTTGATGCTGACACTGAAGTCATCAAAGCTTTCGTTAAGGCCCACGCCCGTTGA
- a CDS encoding chorismate mutase, which produces MNIDDLRQEIDRLDHELLRIFNERASLALKIGEIKKVLHLPVYDPDREKRIFARMSNDNPGPLENEAIIRLFERVIDESRRLERIRTKGI; this is translated from the coding sequence TTGAATATTGATGATCTGCGACAGGAAATCGATCGCCTTGACCACGAGCTGCTCCGCATCTTCAACGAGCGCGCCAGCCTGGCCCTGAAAATCGGCGAAATCAAAAAAGTCCTCCATCTCCCGGTTTACGATCCTGACCGCGAAAAACGCATCTTTGCCCGTATGAGCAACGACAACCCCGGCCCCCTGGAGAACGAAGCAATCATTCGCCTCTTTGAGCGTGTCATCGATGAATCCCGCCGCCTTGAGCGGATTCGTACGAAAGGAATCTGA
- a CDS encoding L-aspartate oxidase: protein MKTTSDFLVIGSGIAGLSFALKAAEHGTVAVVAKRQLSDTATALAQGGIASVSASDDSFAEHITDTMVAGAYLSDEAVVRMIIENGPAAIADLIAWGTEFSRNADQSYALTREGGHSHRRIFYASDATGKEVERALINAVSQHPNITLYEDHIAIDLITEAKVKHRRIRPDRALGAYILDVKKGEVVTFGARMTILATGGAGKVYLYTCNPDIATGDGVAMAYRAGATIANMEFMQFHPTTLFHSHAKSFLISEAVRGEGAILRRRDGHAFMEEYHHLKDLAPRDIVARAIDHEMKIHGDNCVFLDITHKDPDYIKERFPTIYQTCLQYGIDMCTEPIPVVPAAHYLCGGVKVDTWGESDIQNLFAIGEVSCTGLHGANRLASNSLLEGIVYGKRAAERAIERLAEPATPYPAIDAWDNGNATSSDEAVIIAQNWDEVRRCMSNYVGIVRSQKRLERALRRIEMIREEIDDYYWDFLVTPDLIELRNITTVAELIIRCALERRESRGLHYNIDYPEIDDIHFKRDTIIRKNF from the coding sequence ATGAAGACAACTTCTGATTTTCTCGTCATCGGCAGCGGTATTGCCGGTCTCTCCTTTGCACTGAAGGCAGCTGAACATGGTACCGTTGCGGTCGTCGCCAAACGGCAACTCAGCGATACTGCTACTGCTTTAGCCCAAGGTGGCATTGCTTCAGTTTCGGCATCGGACGATTCCTTTGCCGAGCACATCACCGACACCATGGTCGCCGGTGCCTATCTGAGCGACGAAGCTGTGGTGCGGATGATCATTGAAAACGGGCCGGCCGCTATCGCCGACCTTATTGCCTGGGGGACAGAATTTTCCCGCAACGCCGATCAAAGCTATGCCTTGACCCGCGAAGGGGGGCACAGCCATCGCCGCATCTTTTATGCTTCCGACGCCACCGGCAAGGAAGTCGAACGGGCTTTGATCAACGCCGTCAGCCAACATCCGAATATTACCCTTTACGAAGATCATATTGCTATCGATCTGATTACCGAAGCCAAGGTCAAGCATCGCCGTATCCGTCCGGATCGGGCACTCGGCGCCTACATCCTCGACGTAAAGAAGGGGGAAGTCGTCACCTTCGGTGCGCGGATGACCATCCTCGCTACCGGTGGCGCCGGCAAAGTCTATCTTTATACCTGCAATCCCGACATTGCCACCGGCGACGGCGTGGCGATGGCTTACCGGGCCGGGGCAACGATTGCCAACATGGAATTCATGCAATTTCACCCCACCACTCTCTTCCATTCCCACGCTAAATCGTTCCTGATTTCGGAAGCAGTCCGCGGCGAAGGGGCGATCTTGCGGCGGCGCGACGGGCACGCCTTTATGGAAGAATACCATCACCTCAAAGATCTTGCCCCGCGGGATATCGTCGCCCGGGCAATCGACCATGAAATGAAGATCCATGGCGATAACTGTGTCTTTCTCGATATCACCCACAAAGACCCTGACTACATCAAGGAACGCTTCCCGACCATCTATCAAACCTGCTTGCAGTACGGCATCGACATGTGCACTGAACCGATCCCCGTCGTCCCGGCTGCCCACTATCTCTGCGGCGGCGTCAAGGTCGACACCTGGGGGGAGAGCGATATCCAGAATCTCTTTGCCATCGGTGAAGTCTCCTGCACCGGTCTGCACGGCGCCAACCGCCTGGCGAGCAATAGCCTTCTCGAAGGTATTGTCTACGGCAAGCGCGCGGCAGAACGTGCCATCGAACGCCTGGCAGAACCGGCAACCCCCTACCCTGCTATCGACGCCTGGGATAACGGCAATGCCACCAGCAGCGACGAAGCGGTGATCATTGCCCAGAACTGGGATGAAGTCCGACGCTGCATGTCCAACTATGTCGGCATCGTCCGTTCGCAGAAACGGTTGGAGCGGGCCCTGCGCCGCATTGAAATGATCCGTGAAGAGATCGACGACTATTACTGGGATTTTCTCGTTACCCCCGACCTCATCGAGCTGCGCAACATCACCACCGTTGCCGAACTGATCATCCGCTGCGCTCTGGAGCGGCGAGAAAGTCGTGGACTGCATTATAATATCGACTATCCGGAGATCGACGACATCCATTTCAAACGCGACACCATTATCCGCAAGAACTTTTAG
- a CDS encoding lytic transglycosylase — protein sequence MSWKIQLLTFNFLILLVAGAAADIYRYVDADGIVHFTNDPPTKKFKLYRRETIAIKPGSAGPAIPSSLGNIIRHYSEKYSLEEGLVHAVIKAESNYNATAVSKKGALGMMQLMPGTARLLKVDNPLDPAENIGGGSRYLRQMLDEFNGNLDFAIAAYNAGPNAVKRHGGIPPYEETRTYVKRVKQYLSTYRQGGTNL from the coding sequence ATGTCTTGGAAAATCCAGCTTTTAACTTTTAATTTTCTCATCTTATTGGTGGCGGGCGCCGCAGCTGATATTTACCGGTATGTCGATGCTGATGGCATTGTGCATTTTACCAATGACCCCCCGACTAAAAAATTTAAACTTTATCGTCGTGAAACTATTGCAATTAAACCCGGTAGTGCCGGTCCGGCAATTCCCTCTTCACTCGGGAATATTATCCGCCATTACAGCGAAAAATATAGTCTTGAAGAGGGATTGGTTCACGCCGTTATCAAGGCAGAGAGCAATTATAACGCTACAGCGGTCTCAAAAAAAGGGGCCTTGGGGATGATGCAGTTGATGCCGGGGACGGCGCGCTTGCTTAAGGTCGACAACCCCCTTGATCCCGCCGAGAATATCGGTGGGGGCAGTCGTTATTTGCGGCAGATGCTTGATGAATTTAACGGCAATCTCGACTTTGCCATCGCTGCTTACAACGCCGGACCCAACGCGGTCAAGCGTCATGGCGGAATCCCTCCGTATGAGGAGACTCGCACTTACGTGAAGCGGGTAAAACAATATCTCAGCACTTATCGGCAAGGCGGCACTAACCTATGA
- the pgsA gene encoding CDP-diacylglycerol--glycerol-3-phosphate 3-phosphatidyltransferase: MNLRTGRLNLPNLLTLARIAAIPVVVLLLMSDTRQSGFWAAAIFGAAAITDWLDGWLARRWQIVTVLGKFLDPLADKLIVMAALIMLIPLGRVPAWAVFLILAREVTITGLRSIASSEGIVIAASDLGKYKTIIQMVSIAALLLHYDYYWLFGIRSEIFHVTMHNPGILFFYAAFIMTMWSGIDYLVKFFKVIVGEKNLGGG, from the coding sequence ATGAATTTACGGACCGGGCGGCTTAATCTCCCCAATCTGCTCACCTTGGCGAGAATTGCTGCTATCCCTGTTGTCGTCCTCTTGCTGATGTCTGACACCCGACAATCCGGTTTCTGGGCTGCTGCTATTTTCGGTGCTGCCGCCATCACCGATTGGCTTGATGGCTGGTTGGCGCGGCGTTGGCAAATCGTCACGGTTCTAGGGAAATTCCTTGATCCTCTGGCCGATAAACTCATCGTCATGGCGGCCCTGATCATGCTCATCCCCCTCGGTCGCGTCCCTGCTTGGGCGGTCTTCCTTATTCTTGCCCGTGAGGTGACGATCACCGGCCTGCGTTCCATCGCTTCCTCCGAGGGGATCGTTATTGCCGCCAGCGATCTCGGAAAATACAAAACCATCATCCAGATGGTTTCGATCGCTGCCCTGTTATTGCATTACGATTACTACTGGCTCTTCGGTATCCGCTCCGAAATCTTTCATGTCACCATGCATAATCCCGGGATATTATTTTTCTATGCGGCCTTTATTATGACGATGTGGTCGGGCATTGATTATCTGGTGAAATTTTTCAAAGTCATTGTCGGCGAAAAAAACCTTGGGGGAGGGTGA
- a CDS encoding large conductance mechanosensitive channel protein MscL, whose amino-acid sequence MVKEFKEFAMRGNVVDMAVGIVIGGAFGKIVSSLVADVIMPPIGLILGNVDFSKLSIILREKTATAEAVSINYGLFVNTLLDFVIVAFAIFMVIKQMNRLKKKEEAAPVEVTTKECPKCLSTIALKATRCPHCTSEI is encoded by the coding sequence ATGGTCAAAGAGTTCAAGGAATTTGCCATGCGCGGCAATGTCGTCGACATGGCAGTCGGCATCGTCATCGGTGGCGCTTTCGGCAAGATCGTCAGTTCGTTGGTCGCTGATGTCATCATGCCACCCATCGGACTGATCCTCGGCAACGTCGATTTTTCGAAGCTGTCGATCATTCTGCGGGAAAAGACTGCGACTGCAGAAGCAGTGTCAATAAACTACGGACTCTTTGTTAACACACTACTCGATTTTGTCATTGTCGCCTTTGCAATCTTCATGGTCATCAAGCAGATGAACAGACTCAAAAAGAAAGAAGAAGCGGCGCCGGTTGAAGTGACCACCAAGGAGTGCCCCAAGTGTCTATCAACGATTGCACTCAAGGCCACCCGTTGCCCCCACTGCACCTCAGAGATCTAA